The genomic DNA ATTTCGAAGAAATGGTACCGGCCATCGGCTTCGAGAACCATTTCGGATTCATGCGCCTGGGAGCGCCCGGCAGCCCCATAATCGCTGTGGTAAACGCCGTATTTGATCTGGGTGGCGGGTTCGGTGCTTTTATCGATGCTATTCTCGATGCAGCCGGCGAGGAGGACGCAACCCATCCCGGCGGCGAGGGGAAATCGGGAAATCATCCCCCTAACCTAATCTTATATCCGCGAATGCGCCCGCATTAATGGACCCGTGCCAACGGTATCAAGGCATCGGGCGTCAATGCGACGGCAAGCGGCGTCCGTCCGGTAGATAATCGAAGGGGCCGCCCGACAATCGGAAGAAGCGCGGGTTATCGGCTGGCGGCGCATGCCGACCCCGGCCTTTGGGGGATGCGGAGAGCGCAAGTGGCGGGTCGCCTCGGCGATAAACTCCTTCCGGAGTGATCGCGAAAAGAGTGCCTTCGGGACTACGGTATAAGGTTTCTATCCGCAGATCCCCTAGCCCTTGGTTGCGCGCGATCCAAGTTGTTCCCAGGTCGGTGCTGGAGAATATGCCCTTACCCCAGGTTCCCAACCAGAGGGTCCCATCGTCCTGCACGCGGAAGGCGGTGAGGGCGGAGTCGGGTAGCGCGAACGGTCGCGAATCGGGCGCGCCCGCGCTGCGGTAACGAAGAAGTTCCGGAACGTGCACGGTACCGCCCTCTTGGAAGGACGCGGAATCGTATATGGCCCACAAGGTCCAGCCCGAGTCGGTCCTTTGTAGCGATATCTTAAACGGGAACAGCCCGTCCGAGGTGGCCCCGGATTGAGTCCAGGTCGCGCCTCCCGTGCGGCTGATCAGCAACCGCGCGCCGGATCCGAAAACCCACTGCGAGTCCGGTGCCTCGAACTGCAACACCGGAAAGTAATAGCCCAACGCATGGCTTTCCTTCCACGTCAGGCCGGAATCATTCGTGTTCCGGATCCTATCGTCGAACCCTTGGAAGGATGCCAAGTAAGTCGCGGGTTTGACTTGGACGACCGCGGAGGCTTCCTTTAGCGGAACGCCGGATCGGTATCCCCAGTTTCTCCCCTGGTCCCAGCTATACCAGCTTACCCCCCATTGCACGGCCCCTTGAGGGTCGGCAAAGAATGGAGCCGGAAGCGTGTCCTGAACGATGTCCTGCCCCGGGAGAGGGGAGAGGCGGTGAAAATGCCAAGAATCCCCATAGTCCAGGCTCATCCAAAAGAGGCTGTCGTCGGAGAGGTATAACGCGCCTTTCCCATCCCCGGCCATACGATTCGCCAACAGCTTTACATGGTCGCGATAGTCCATGAAAGGGCGATTCCCGGCGGATGCATGATAATGCAACTCCCCAACAGGTAATCTCTTCCATACGGGCTGGGCGGAAACCGGAGCCGAAATGGCTCCGATTATCATGATGCGGATCGCGGCCTTACGCATGGGCAGAAAGTACACCCGCGTCAGCGCTCCTGCCGGACCCTTGGCAAAGCTTCCGTTCACTGCGGAGAACGGAAACATTGCGGACTATCGGCGGGGACTACGGAAAACTAGGCCGGCTTTTGCGCGACGATGCGCATCCCGCCGCCGTCGGGCAGTCCGGTAATGGCGGCCTCCGCGAATCCGGCCGCGGCGAAGAGATTACGCAGGGTGGCCTCATTCCAGGCATAGAGTGGCAGCGGGTCCGCCGAGGTATTCGCGGCGTTCCCTCCGTTCGCGCCTCCCGCGGGCACGACGAATATGGCGATGCCGCCCGGCGCCAGGCTCGCGAATCCTTTCCGCAAAACCGACAACGGTTCCGGCTCGCACTCCAGGCCACCGTCGCAGAGCAGGGCATCGCCCGATCCCTCTCCCAATTCATCCCAGGTCCCCAAGGCGTCGATCCCGTTTTCATAAAGTGATTTTTTGCAGGCGGAAACATCCTTATCGATGATCGCCTTGCTGGCGCAGTCCAGGCCGCGCAGGAGTTGCGAGGCATTCCTTCCGATGGCGAAAGCCGTATCCGTGATCTTAATCAGGGATTGGAACTGCAGGGCCGCTTCGGAACGCGTCGGGGGAACGGGCCAGGCATCTCCCATGCCCTGGCGTATTTGATCCAAATAAGGGGCCAGCCGGTCGGCGCCCAAAGGCCGGGATACCCGTCCCGCCGCTTCGAAATGCGGTAAGGCATCGGCGAACCTATTCTGCCTGAGCAGGCTTAGCCCGTACCAGAAACGTAGCCGGCCGTCTATGCCTCCGTCCTTGGAATTGATCAGGTCGCGCAGGGTGGAGTGGAAACCCGGATCGGGCTCTTCCTGGATGCGCTTGTCGGCCGCCAAGAGCTTCTCCCGGGCCGCGGGGCTCCCCATCTCCCCGGCCAGGCTGATCCGCAGGGCCCCGATCAGGGCATGGTCAGGGCCAAATATGCGGGCGTATTCGCCGCACACCTCGCCGGCGAAATCGAAACCGGGCGGGCAGCCCGGCCGTCTCCGGAACGGCCGTCCAGCCACCTTCCTGCCGCAGGCGAGGCTACTGGAATAATCCAGATCGACGAGCAGGTCCTGGGCGTAATCCTTCCAGACCCGCCAAGAGCCGGGCCAGCCCATTTCCACGTCATGGAAGGAAATGAAGCCGCCATCCTTTACGTACGGGTAGATGTTGCGGAAATCCTCCAGCACATCGATGTACTCGTGCGCGGCGTCGATAAAAACGAAGTCCGGAGGGGGATAGAGGTGCCTTTGGGGAACCATCTCGGTGGTGAATCCGCGCAGAGGCGTCGCGTATTTTTCCAGGCCGAAGCGCCGCAGGTTTCCCTCCCAAACGGGCTGGAACTCCTCGACCTTGCCCATCAACCCTTCGTTTCCGCAGAAGGTGTCGACGGAGAAAATCCGTTTGCGCGTTCCCACGCAGGCGAAGGCCATGGCGACCGTGCTCTTGCCACGGCAGGCGCCCATTTCCAGGATCACGGCGCCATCGGGCAACGCCTTTACCTTTTCGAAAAGGAATCGCTCCTGATCTTTCAGGATCCAGCCGTATACGGTATCCAGCAGTACGCTTATATATTCGAACTTTTCCGGAGGCCGCGTGCCGCTAAGGGTCATCGCGGGAAGCGCACCCAAGACGCGCAGGTAGAGTTCGCTTTGGAGGGGATCGGACCACTCCCGGATGGGGATTTGCAATTCCTTGGCCAAGTCCACGAGTTGCGCGTCCGGTTTATGGCAATCGACGAATCCCTTCAGGAATTCGCGCCCCAATTCCACCAGTCCCAATTCGTGCAAAAGCCGGGTCATGGCCGCCGCCGTCCCCTGATCGTTGGGGTTCCACTCCAGCTCGTTCCTAAGTTCGCCGAGCCGTCGCAGGGATTCGTTTTCCATGCAACCCTTCCGTGAAATAGGGGGTCTTCCGCCGCATCGATATTAGCATCAAATCCATCCCCGGTGCCGCAATCAAGCGTCCGTCTTGTTAAGTTAGCCCCGTGTCATCCCTCCCTTTTTCCGAACTGAACCTTCCCGCCCTCCAATTGGAGAACCTGGAAAGCCTCGGGTATCGAGCCATGACTCCCGTCCAGGCCGAAGCCCTGCCCATCGCCTTGGCCGGCCTTGATCTCCTCGCCCAAGCCGCTACGGGAAGCGGCAAAACCGCCGCCTTCGCCATTCCCTTGCTGCAAAAGCTGGTCGCGCGGGAAACCGCGACGCAGGCGTTGATCCTCTGTCCCACCCGGGAATTGTCGCTGCAGGTATCCCAGGAGTTGCGCAAGCTGGCGCGATACCTGGGGAACGTGAAGGTGGTCGCGCTGTACGGCGGACAGGCCATAGCCCTGCAAAAGACCGCGCTCCGGAACGGCGCGCACATCCTGGTGGGAACGCCGGGCCGCATCCTCGATCACCTCGGCCGGGAAACGCTTTCGCTGGGCGCGGTGCGAACCTTGGTGCTCGACGAAGCGGATCGCATGCTGGATATGGGTTTCCTCGGGGACATTACCGAAATCATTTCCGTGTTGCCGCGCGAGCGCCAGACCTTGCTATTCTCCGCCACCTTTCCGGAAGACATCCGCGTATTGAGCGATCGTTTCCAACGCGACCCGGCGCACCTGCATATCGAATCCGATCCGGCGGATTCCCGCATTGAGCAAAAGTTCATCGAATGCGGGCAGGAGAACAAGCTGACGGCCGTCGCCTCCCTGCTATCCCTCAGGCAACCCGAGAGCGCGCTCGTTTTCTGCAATACCAAGATCGCGGTTAAGGAAGTGGCGCGGCACTTGTCCGATCTGGGATTCGCCGCGGCTGCCTTGCATGGCGATCTGGAGCAAAGGGAGCGGGAGCAAACCCTGATCCGCTTCCGGCACGGAAGCTGCCGGGTGCTGGTGGCCACCGATGTCGCCGCGCGGGGGCTGGACATCCAAGGCCTGGGCGCGGTGATCAACTTCGAGGTGCCGCATGATATGGAGGC from Fibrobacterota bacterium includes the following:
- the dbpA gene encoding ATP-dependent RNA helicase DbpA; translated protein: MSSLPFSELNLPALQLENLESLGYRAMTPVQAEALPIALAGLDLLAQAATGSGKTAAFAIPLLQKLVARETATQALILCPTRELSLQVSQELRKLARYLGNVKVVALYGGQAIALQKTALRNGAHILVGTPGRILDHLGRETLSLGAVRTLVLDEADRMLDMGFLGDITEIISVLPRERQTLLFSATFPEDIRVLSDRFQRDPAHLHIESDPADSRIEQKFIECGQENKLTAVASLLSLRQPESALVFCNTKIAVKEVARHLSDLGFAAAALHGDLEQREREQTLIRFRHGSCRVLVATDVAARGLDIQGLGAVINFEVPHDMEAYVHRIGRTGRAGNSGFAFTLALPTERHKIAAASAFLGFEVPFGPLEWDDADAREPLTSELASLCISAGRKDKLRAGDILGALTGADGLDGKAVGKIDVMDYQAYVSVESRFAQKALARLTGNKIKGQRFKVRLLV
- a CDS encoding class I SAM-dependent methyltransferase, whose protein sequence is MENESLRRLGELRNELEWNPNDQGTAAAMTRLLHELGLVELGREFLKGFVDCHKPDAQLVDLAKELQIPIREWSDPLQSELYLRVLGALPAMTLSGTRPPEKFEYISVLLDTVYGWILKDQERFLFEKVKALPDGAVILEMGACRGKSTVAMAFACVGTRKRIFSVDTFCGNEGLMGKVEEFQPVWEGNLRRFGLEKYATPLRGFTTEMVPQRHLYPPPDFVFIDAAHEYIDVLEDFRNIYPYVKDGGFISFHDVEMGWPGSWRVWKDYAQDLLVDLDYSSSLACGRKVAGRPFRRRPGCPPGFDFAGEVCGEYARIFGPDHALIGALRISLAGEMGSPAAREKLLAADKRIQEEPDPGFHSTLRDLINSKDGGIDGRLRFWYGLSLLRQNRFADALPHFEAAGRVSRPLGADRLAPYLDQIRQGMGDAWPVPPTRSEAALQFQSLIKITDTAFAIGRNASQLLRGLDCASKAIIDKDVSACKKSLYENGIDALGTWDELGEGSGDALLCDGGLECEPEPLSVLRKGFASLAPGGIAIFVVPAGGANGGNAANTSADPLPLYAWNEATLRNLFAAAGFAEAAITGLPDGGGMRIVAQKPA